The stretch of DNA AAGTCTGCGATCGCGTTGGGAATGGCTTGTCAGTTCCAAGCAAAAGGACAAGCTATCGGCTATGGCAAACTCCTAGCAACTTATTTCCGCGACGATCGCGCTGATGGGGCAGACGAAGATGTGCGATTCGTGGCCCAGACGTTGAAGCTTTCAGAAAGCCAGTTGCAGCCAACTCTGCTGTCGCTGGACGAGGTTACGATTCACAAACGGCTACGGGGCGAAGATCGAACTGATTATCGCCAGTCTCTAGCTCGCCACGCGCAAGCGCAAGCCCCTGGCTTGGTGCTGTTAGAGGGGCCAGGTAATTTGGAAGAGGGTAGTCTATTTGACTTATCGATACCTCAAGTGGCTGAGACAGTTGATGCCTCTGTGCTGCTGGTGGTAAGGCCAATTTCCCAATTTGTCGATGCTCTACTCTCGGCTAAACGGCGCTTAGGCGATCGCTTAGTTGGCATTGTAGTTAACGATGTTCCCTCTGAACAGCTAGAAGTAGTTACAGGAATGGTGCGACCATTTTTGGAAGGCCAAGGCATTCCTGTATTGGGAATACTTCCCAGAAGTGCTTTGCTCCATAGTGTCAGCGTTAACGAACTGGTGCGGCAGTTGAAAGCCGACGTACTTTGTCGTTCCGACCGTTTGGACTTGATGGTGGAATGTCTTTCTATTGGCGCGATGAACGTCAGTTCCGCTCTAAAATATTTCCGCAAAGCGAGAAATATGGCAGTAGTTACGGGAGGCGATCGCACGGACATTCAGCTAGCAGCCTTGGAAAGCTCGACCCAGTGCTTGATTTTGACCGGCCAGCTCCCCCCTTCTCCCCTGGTTCTCAGCCGGGCAGAAGAGGTGGAAATTCCCGTTTTGTCCGTTGATTTGGATACCCTGACCACAGTGGAAATTATCGACAGAGCCTTTGGCAGTGTGCGCCTGCACGAACCGATTAAGGTAGAGTGCATCACTCAGTTAATGGCAGAGCATTTTGACATTGACCGACTGATAGCATCTTTAGGTCAAGTGTAAGCGCAAGGGGGCAGAGGAGCGGGGGGCGGGAGATGGGGGAGATGGGGGAGATGGGGGAGATGGGGGAGATGGGGGAGATGGGGGAGATGGGGGAGATGGGGAGGATGAGGAGGATTGGGAAAATGGGGAAGATGGAACAGGAAAGACGAAGATTTTCCCCCTGTCCCGCTCCCCATCTCCCCCGCCCCCTGCCCCTCTGCTCCCCCGCTCCCCATCTCCCCTGCCCCTCTGCTCCCCCTCTCTAGATTAAAAGTTCAAAAGTTGCCAGACCTGCTAAAATCTACAAGGTTGTTATATTTAACTTGATACAATCTTTGAGTCAATCAATTGAACTACCCAAGGTAGATGATTTTTTACAAGAACTCGTCGCGATCCAGCAAACCGGCTCAAAACGGATTGCATTATTAGGATCTCGTCACGTTCCTATTACCCATCAGCAACTAATTGAGATGCTGAGCTATGCCCTGGTTCTAGGAGGCAATCAACTAATTACCTCCGGGGCTACAGGCACAAATTCAGCAGCTATTCGGGGGGCCATGCGGGCCGATCCAAACCTGCTGACAGTGATTTTGCCTCAAAGTCTGAGTCGCCAGCCTAGAGAGTCTAGGGAACAACTCGATCAAGTAATACACTTGGTAGAAAATCCCAAAAATGATGCTTTGTCTCTAGGGGAAGCAAGTGCGTTGTGCAATCAAGAGATTGTATCTCGTTGTCAACAGCTCATCTGTTTTGCGTTTCACGAAAGTCATACCCTATTGCAAACTTGCCGGGATGCTGAAGATCAGCGCAAAGTAGTTACTCTGTTCTATTTTGATTAAAATACAAAGCCAATCGCGATCGTGCAATTACCTGTTTCGACAATTCTGCTCGATTCTATTGCAGCGGCGGCTGCGTTAGTTTACGTACCTTATTTAGTCGTAGCCTATGGGCGTTTGCAAGTAGGCTACGATTTAAAGGCACCCCGCGCTATGTTTGATAAGTTGCCTGCTTATGCTCAGCGAGCAACTTGGGCTCATCAAAATTCGTTTGAGACGTTTGTAGTGTTTGCGGCTGCGGCTTTCATGGCTTATACGACTGGTCAAAATTCCGATGAGGCTGGTTGGGCGGCGCTGATTTTTGTGATAACGCGGCTATTATTTTCAGTTTTCTATATTCTGAATGTACCGCTGGCGCGATCGCTAATGTTTGGTATCGGTTCTTTTTGTACTGGTACTTTATTTGTTCTCAGTTTGATAACTGTTAATGGTTAGTGGTTAGTAGTTAGTGGTTAGTGGTGATTAGAAAAATGAAACTAACAGCTAACAACTAACAACTAACAACTAACAACCAACACTAACAATTAGGATTTATGGCTTCTACATATTCATTTGATATTGTCAGCGACTTCGACAGACAAGAATTAGTAAATGCTGTTGACCAAACCGTGCGCGAAATCCAAAGTCGCTATGATTTAAAAGATACGAAAACGACTTTAGAATTGAAGGAAGAGTCGATTAATGTGAATACAGATAGTGAATTCACTCTCGATGCTATTCATACTATTTTGCAAACAAAGGCAGCTAAAAGAAACCTTTCCCTGAAAATTTTTGATTATGGCAAAGTAGAATCTGCTAGCGGTAGTCGGGTGCGACAAGAGATTAAGCTGAAAAAAGGAATTGCCCAGGAAATTGCCAAACAAATTAATAAGTTAATCCGCGACGAATTTAAAAAAGTTCAATCTTCAATTCAAGGAGATTCAGTGCGGGTTTCTGCTAAGTCTAAAGATGAGTTGCAATTGATTATTCAGCGCTTGAAGGAGGAAGATTATCCGGTAGCGCTGCAATTTACTAACTATCGTTAGGAAGACAGTTACTAGAAATTGTCGAAAATCCCATCACTATTACTATTAGTGTCAAAGCGAGCAAACACAGTAGACAGTCACCTCATAACTATCAACCTTCAATTCTGGACGTAGTTGCTGTAATTATGAAACTATCTAGTAAAAATCTTGAGGCTTCTCTTAATACTGTTTACGATGCCATTATTGTTGGCGGTGGTATGGGTGGATTATCCGCAGCAATCTATTTAGGTCGCTACGGGCTCAAATGTTTAGTAATAGAAAAAGGGAAAGGGCGATCCCTTTGGATGCAGGATTTGCGTAATTATTTAGGGCTAGATCCTCATACACCCGGTAGAGATATATTGAATCATGGAACTAAGCAAGCGTTAGACTGGGGCGCAGATCATCTTCGAGGTTATGTAGAAGAAGTAACCGATGAAGGAGAGACATTAGCGGTACGGGTAAAGGTAGGAAAAAAAGATAGTATTTATCCTGTATTTCGGAGTAAATATCTAATCGCCGCATCGGGGATAATGGATAATTTACCTGAAGTTGAGGATATGCAGAATCTCTATAATTATGCAGGTTATACACTTCACGTCTGCATGATTTGTGATGGTTTTGATATGTGGGATCGGAAAGCAGTTTTGATTGTTAATTCCGAATCTCAAATCAATGCAGCGTTTGTGTTGAATTGGTTTACTCCTTATATTTCGGTGCTAACTCATGGTTTATGTGAGGTTAGCGATACAATGAGAGAGAAGCTTGCGGATCATGGATATCCTTTATATGAGTCACCAATTGCTCGTTTTTTGGGTGAAAAACATCAAATGAGCGGTGTGGAATTAAAAGATGGTACGGTAGTTGAGGCGACGACTGGTTTAATTAGTATGGGTTCGGTTTACCATAACCATTATTTAAAGGGAATTGAGGGGTTAGAGTGGGATGGTGAGAATTTAGTTACTAATGAGATGGCGCAAACTAGCCACAGTCGAATTTTTGCCCTTGGTGATTTGAAAAAGGGATTAAATCAGGTGTCAATTGCTGTTGCTGATGGTACTTTGGCGGCCACTCAAATTTGGCGTAATATTCGTCGCGCTAGTACACCTCGTAAGTGGGAAGAGAATCTTGTTAAGAGTGCGACAGAGGTTGAGACTCCTGTCTAATAGCTAAAGTCCTCTTAAGAGGATTAAGAACCTTATAGGAATGCTAGTTTTTAGACTTAAAATGAAGTTAAATAGGAAAAATCACTGACTTATTTTTATATGGTCAAATTACCCCCAGAACGTCGAGCGATTATTTGGGACTTGAAACAACGACTATTAGATATTGTGGATGAAGCTAAGGCTACTGAGTTAGACTTATTGGAGCGTTTTGGAGAAACGGAGAGGACTTTAGGTGTATTGGATCAACTGACTGAAATTGCCGAGCAAGCGAAAGAACGATTTTCTCAACTGTCTATCTTACAAATACGGATTGCAGAATCACAACCAAGGGCTACTCCCGATCTGTTAAGATTGTTGGATGATAGGATTGTGATTATCTCAGACCGGGTTCCGGCTTTGGAACGTAGTACACAAGAAATTAAAGCTGATTGGAATTTATTATGAATGAAGCACCTTTTTTGCCCGATCCCGAACAGGTAAAGCAGACTCTGACGAAGGCGCATCGTGCTTGTCAGGATATGGAGTTAGCAGGTTTGGAGTTACAAGAGGTAATTGAAATGTTAGAACGTAATATTAGAGAACAACGTCTTAAGCGATTAAAGCAGGTTTCTTAGGTGGAAAAAGAGAGGTAAAAAGCTTAGGCGAAGCCAGCGAGCCGGATCGCTCTTTTTATCCGACAAGGGCGATCGCGTGGAGTGAGAAACCGGGTTTTTGCACAAGATATTGGTGTATAGGCTCATGCGATCTGAAAAACCCGGTTTCTATTTGTTTGGGTAAAGGGCGATGCCTTCGGCTGGCGCAAGCCTACGCTTAGAGATGATTTGGGATAAACTAATATAGATGCCAAATTGAATCTTGAGGAAATTCTATGACACCAGTAGTCATTGCAGAGCATATTGAAATTACTCCCGGAGTGTGCGGCGGTAAACCGCGCATTGCTGGACATCGAATTAGAGTTCAAGATGTTGTAGTCTGGCACGAACAGATGGGAATGTCCCCTGATGAAATTGTGTCGCGGTATCCTACAATCGCTTTAGCGGATGTGTATGCAGCTTTGGCTTATTACCACGATAATCTTGAGGAAATTCGACAACAAATGCAAGAAAGTGAAGCTTTTGTGCAAGAATTGCAAGCCAAAATTCCTTCCAAGGTGCAGCAGAAATTAAGAGGACAGAATCTTGGAAAAGATCCAGTTTCATTTGGATGAACAAGTCGAATTGGCGATCGCAGAAGCTTTATATAATCTGATCTCCATCGGGAATAAACTTAGGGTAAACTTTCCATCCATCTGTCACATAAAAATGGCATTTCCATTTATTAACAATCTCCCATAGTGGTTCAAAGGTTCTGGCACTATGGTCGCCTAAAACCCATCCTAGAATACCTGGTTGAAATTGACATACATTTTGAGACATTCACGTTTCACATCTTCAGAATAACCTTTATGAGGTTGATAGCCATCTATAAATTGTCTGCCACAACCGACACAAATATAATTCTGTTTACCTTTTTTATGACCATTTTTATTAACATGAGTTGACTGACATTCAGGACATTGCATAAGCTCTGCGTTTTGTGAAGTGTTATTTTTTGGCGATCGCACTCTCAAATCATCATACCCCAATTCACCAACGCCACTTCTTGTTGTGTTTCATCAGTGTAAAATTCTGCTTCATCTTCAGCTTTTTGCTCTTCTTCGCTGCCGTTAACTGCGGAAGTTTCCTCCGTACTGCCATCGCTTATATTAGAGGGATTTTCAACAGGTCTTTCTGTGGTTAAATTATCCCCTGTAGCCGTTTCTGTTGGAGCGGTGATTATGCTATTTTCGGCTAATGGAGTTTCTATTATTGTCCTGGGGGGGTGACAATGTGCCTGAAAGCAAGGTGGAGTAAAGATTTAGCCCACTTATGCTAAAAAAAGATAGGTAGCTTTTTTGTTACACGCTTACCTATCCAAAAACATAATGTTACCTTCATTTTATCAGACCCACTTACAAAAACAACTCACACAGGCTCAGTTTGTTCTGCTAACAATCTTACTGAATCTGCTACAATCCGAGAAACAGGTGAGATTAGAGAGACTCGCACGGATATTTCCCTATCCAATTACAACGGAAAGTCGCCGTCGCAAGCTACAAAGATTTCTGGACTTGCCTCAATTAGCGCTCGCGGATATCTGGTTCCCTTTGATTGCTTATTGGTTAACAACTTATTGCTCGGTCGGACAAACTTTATCAATTGCTATTGATCGCAGCCAATGGGGCTGCATCAATCTGTTTACGATCGCCCTAATCTGGCGGAAAAGGGCCATTCCATTATACTGGTGCTTGTTACCCAAGTTAGGAAACAGTAACCTGCAAGAACAAACCCTCGCTCTACAAGAAGTTTTACCCTTACTTAAAAACTATAAAGTTATCGTTTTAGGAGATCGTGAATTTTGTTCAGTAGATTTGGGAAACTGGCTCAAGACAAAGGGTGTGTCTTTTTGTTTAAGGCTGAAAAAGAATCATTGTATAGAAACAGAAAGCTTAATCTGGCAACGCTTAGAGCAATTAAAAATAGTACCAGGAACTGCGTTATACTTTCAGGGAGTAAGGGTCAGAAAAACCCGACCCGTAATAGGATTTGATATCGCCTGTAAATGGAAACGCGACTATGGGGGAATCCAAGTAAAAGAGGCCTGGTTTATTTTGACAGATTTGGGCTCATTGCCAGTGGCGATCGCGGCTTATAAAAAACGGATGGGAATAGAAGAGATGTTTCGAGATTGCAAAACAGGAGGATATAATTTAGAAGGGAGTGGCTTAAGGGGAGAGCGATTCATTAAAATAATTTTGTTGATGGCGATCGCATACACTTCAAGTATATTTCAAGGGACTGAGATTCAGAAAAAGCATCTGCAAAAATATGTATCTCGCCAGAAAGACCCGCGTCAAAAATACTATAGAAGGAGTATATTTGGGAGCGGTCAGGATGGAGAAAAATAGGTGAATTATCTCGATCGCTACGACTTAGAAGTTCAAGAGTAAACGCAAGTTAACTAGAAATAAACGTCGATTCTATCAGCAGGGCATACGAGCTGCAACCCTGATACGCTCTGACTCCTAGCACTCTTTGTCACCCTCCCAGATTATTGTCTCTTCTTCGACTAATACATCTTGGTTTTCATCGGGTGGACTTATCGTTGCACTCGAATCATTATTCGTAGAATTACTGGAACTCTCTTCGGGGTTTTCCTTGGCAACACTT from Kamptonema formosum PCC 6407 encodes:
- a CDS encoding NAD(P)/FAD-dependent oxidoreductase; its protein translation is MKLSSKNLEASLNTVYDAIIVGGGMGGLSAAIYLGRYGLKCLVIEKGKGRSLWMQDLRNYLGLDPHTPGRDILNHGTKQALDWGADHLRGYVEEVTDEGETLAVRVKVGKKDSIYPVFRSKYLIAASGIMDNLPEVEDMQNLYNYAGYTLHVCMICDGFDMWDRKAVLIVNSESQINAAFVLNWFTPYISVLTHGLCEVSDTMREKLADHGYPLYESPIARFLGEKHQMSGVELKDGTVVEATTGLISMGSVYHNHYLKGIEGLEWDGENLVTNEMAQTSHSRIFALGDLKKGLNQVSIAVADGTLAATQIWRNIRRASTPRKWEENLVKSATEVETPV
- a CDS encoding DUF433 domain-containing protein; translated protein: MTPVVIAEHIEITPGVCGGKPRIAGHRIRVQDVVVWHEQMGMSPDEIVSRYPTIALADVYAALAYYHDNLEEIRQQMQESEAFVQELQAKIPSKVQQKLRGQNLGKDPVSFG
- a CDS encoding IS4 family transposase, which encodes MLPSFYQTHLQKQLTQAQFVLLTILLNLLQSEKQVRLERLARIFPYPITTESRRRKLQRFLDLPQLALADIWFPLIAYWLTTYCSVGQTLSIAIDRSQWGCINLFTIALIWRKRAIPLYWCLLPKLGNSNLQEQTLALQEVLPLLKNYKVIVLGDREFCSVDLGNWLKTKGVSFCLRLKKNHCIETESLIWQRLEQLKIVPGTALYFQGVRVRKTRPVIGFDIACKWKRDYGGIQVKEAWFILTDLGSLPVAIAAYKKRMGIEEMFRDCKTGGYNLEGSGLRGERFIKIILLMAIAYTSSIFQGTEIQKKHLQKYVSRQKDPRQKYYRRSIFGSGQDGEK
- a CDS encoding phosphotransacetylase family protein produces the protein MAKSANYLLIGSTEAYSGKSAIALGMACQFQAKGQAIGYGKLLATYFRDDRADGADEDVRFVAQTLKLSESQLQPTLLSLDEVTIHKRLRGEDRTDYRQSLARHAQAQAPGLVLLEGPGNLEEGSLFDLSIPQVAETVDASVLLVVRPISQFVDALLSAKRRLGDRLVGIVVNDVPSEQLEVVTGMVRPFLEGQGIPVLGILPRSALLHSVSVNELVRQLKADVLCRSDRLDLMVECLSIGAMNVSSALKYFRKARNMAVVTGGDRTDIQLAALESSTQCLILTGQLPPSPLVLSRAEEVEIPVLSVDLDTLTTVEIIDRAFGSVRLHEPIKVECITQLMAEHFDIDRLIASLGQV
- a CDS encoding MAPEG family protein, whose product is MQLPVSTILLDSIAAAAALVYVPYLVVAYGRLQVGYDLKAPRAMFDKLPAYAQRATWAHQNSFETFVVFAAAAFMAYTTGQNSDEAGWAALIFVITRLLFSVFYILNVPLARSLMFGIGSFCTGTLFVLSLITVNG
- a CDS encoding YajQ family cyclic di-GMP-binding protein; this encodes MASTYSFDIVSDFDRQELVNAVDQTVREIQSRYDLKDTKTTLELKEESINVNTDSEFTLDAIHTILQTKAAKRNLSLKIFDYGKVESASGSRVRQEIKLKKGIAQEIAKQINKLIRDEFKKVQSSIQGDSVRVSAKSKDELQLIIQRLKEEDYPVALQFTNYR